The genomic segment ATTTCgacattaaaaaatattatgcaCTTGAAATGGAGTTGGACGATGAAGATGTGGGAATTGGGCGCAAAAATTGCCCTGAGAATGACTTGGTTGCCCACAAAATCGCTAAATCTTTAAATTCTTTTAAACAcacacaaaatataacCACCACGGAACACGATATATCACTTTACTCAGATAATGCATCCCAATCGTCAATCTCGCGTAATGTCTACActaaaaataatcaaaaatatactCATCAAGTATTAACCCACTTATTCAGGCAAACGATTGGTcagatgataatttaatttgcaCTAGGAATGAAAGGGACAAACGCATAGTTACAGatgatttatatgatatacaCGACAGCGTCGAGATATCTAACACTGATAACATCGGCATCGATCAGGATTTCCATATATACGATCGTAAGgaatatgtaattgtaGAAATAAATGACGCTGAGATCGATTATCCAAAGGTACAGCTGGATACTCCagatgaaaatatcaatgTAAAACCCacagatatatatttattggaagataaatttatcggTATATATTGCTTGGATTTGCAGGAAGATTTCAAGGGCAACTTTTACATTTTTGGCAAAGCTATAACCTCGCCTTACACAGCGGATAGCGTAGATACCGCTAGCTGTTGCATAATAGTTACCGAATGCATGCGGGATTTATATTTCAAAGTTAGAATGGATATGAAGTTTACGATAGAGAACTCTGAAACTGTAATTGATGCTCAAAATTCCTTGTATCAGAAGATGATTATGAAGGGGTTTTATAAGGAATTACAGACACTCAAGTCCCACTATGGCATTCAAAAGGTTATGGTAATTCCAAATCCCTACTTAGTTCAAACTTGTGTGGagaaaaattttacaaaatggCCCTTGTGGTCAGCAAATGTTTATCAAGGTCTGTTACCCTTATTCATCTCCCGAAATACGCCCTGAGCACTATTCAGGTATTCATTATACGGACATTTATGGCTTGAATAGTTCTCTAGTGGAAAGGTTTGCTGTAAgttgttattaattttaggTAAAGAGGAAGATAAAGGGCCCTTGCTGGCTTAAGATTAGGGATGCAAAATTGGTGAAGGATAATATATCGCGTTGCCAATTTGAATTCGTCACTAAGAGTCACAAATCAGTTTTCAGGTGGAATTACAAAGATCAAGAGTCCAAAGTTCCCGAGCCTCCTCTGCCTAAGCTTTGTATTTGCAGTTTATCGCTAAAGATGATCTCAGTGAATAACATTCCCGAAGTAATTAACAATGGACATAGGCATTTCAAATCTCAATGATTTACAACAAGGCAGCAAAAATTGAGAACTTCACATTTGATCTGGGGAATGAAAACCAATTTGTTTGTGTGAGAAAAGTTGCCAATAAGAATTGGCCTGGTGGAATGGATAAGTTTTGCAAGAGTCGTCCTTACATTTGTTTGACTGATAATGAACGGGGTATGATTGCGGTATTTTTCGGCAAATTGCAGGTAATAGTTGTTTTACACAGCAAATAGATCCGGATATATTGGTTTCCCATGATATTGGCAACAATATCATTGATAATCTCACCAAGCGTGCAATTGCCACTGGTTTGCCCCAACGAATATCATTTTCCCgctttaaattttacaagAGAGGGCAAACTTATACTCAAGGGCGATTAGTTTGCGATACTCGTGTTTTACTAAAGGAATACAGCCCCGGTCAGGTAAGCATTTCTACTTGTTATAAATCGCATTTGGTGAAGTAACTTAGGTGAGCTATGATTTGGAGTCGTTGGTAAAGTTTGACAAGTGGAAACCCGATGAAAATTTCTCTAGGACAACATTTTCGGTAGAAGATATTGAACcattttttaacaatttaagcAAGATGCTGgaatttatacaatcaaGTTCCAAGTTTGCCTACTATAGCTTGGATGCCTTAGTGAAGATGCAGGTGAGATACATATaagtatattaaattaataaatcacACATACCACTAATCTATGTTATTTACATGATATTATCTActaatttaaacatataatgatataaaatgcATTAAATGCTGTTTATTCTGTTAATGGAAGGCATGCACAAATGTAAATAGTAATATCGATTTGctaattttgcaataatttattaataattttaacacaGGCTTTAACATTAACCCGTGAGTTAACATGTATTGCTGGCAATTTGTGGTCGCACAGCCTTGCCTGTATGAGATCCGAAAGGAACGACATGCTACTTTTGCACGAATTTCATCGCCTAAAATACGTAATTTCCAACAGTTTTCAAAAGCACAAAGGTATTTGTGCCATTTAAATAGATACAAAAAGCGCTGCGACTAAAAAAGGTTCATATGAAGGAGGGTTAGTGCTTGAACCCATATTGGGGCTGTACGACACATTCATATTGCTACTAGACTTTAATTCCTTGTACCCATCTATCATCCAAGAATTCAATGTATGTTTTACCACGGCTGTGATTTCACCCATAGTAGATCACAACAACAATCTACAGGTGGAAACGATATCTACAGAACCCGGAGTTTTGCCAGCTGTGCTAAAGCGATTAGTGGAGGTAATAGACTATATAATGCGAGATGAGGGCGACAATTAAGAGTTCTATGATGTCGGAGAAGAACAGTCAAAAGAAGGCCCAATTGCACGTTAGACAATTGGCGCTTAAACTAATTGCCAATTCTTTGTATGGATGCTTAGGCTCTCCATATTCTCGTTTCCATGCACAGCATTTAGCAGCCTTTATCACACTACAGGGCAAGTCCGTTGGTTATTCAGGGcgtaatattttaatggACACAAAGGAGAAGCTGGAAAGTGAATTCAAGCTTCAAGTGATTTATGGTGATACGGATTCTTTGATGTTAAACACCAATATTAGGCATGATGGAAGACTCGAGAGTTTTAATAAAGCAAATCAACTGGCTACAATACTTTCTGGTAGCATAAACAAGAAATATCGCAAGTTGGAGATTGAATTGGATGCCATATTTGCTAGACTTCTTCTGCTTAAGAAAAAGAAGTACGCTGCGCTCAAGGTATGCTAACATTTgtttattgtaaataatttggtttgttttgataaaatattccGTAAAAAATTCATGGGACGTGCTAGAAACATATGTCATAGTTTCCACTCTGACATAATCATTTCTACGCCATAATCAGTATGTATATGTTTGTATAAgatcaatataattttaatggCTAATGATGAAAGCATAAGAATATTGTGATATATGTGCTATGGCCATTAAATGGGTGTTGGCATGGGTTTTATCAATAAGAGTTGAAACGACAAGTTACAGTATTATACGGTATCATATAACTCAATTAGCGCGACTAGATGGTCCTTTGGCATaacattttatttgtatgcataaatttgatattcaATAAAAGGCCCGATTATAACCTCCATCCTGTATTGATTATCTCTACCGTGCcttaatttgtttataccTCATCGATTTTTTATTTCGTTTATATCTAATTCATACTGCTCAACGCTGTGATTGTTTTATGATGTACAAATTTCATGTGTTCTCTCTTTGGcttaaatgattatttttcaCTTTTTCAAACAACTAAAAAATACGATTCTTATGCAGGTTATCGACTATGGGCAGAAGAAACTTGAAATTGACAGCAAAGGGCTCGACTTTGTACGCCGTGACTGGTCACTGCTCACCAAGGAAATTGGTGATAAAATCCTCAACATCCTATTCACAGCGAATTTCGGCGATAACGGCATAGATGAGGCAATTGAAAAGATTCACGAGCTATTGACATATTTATGCGGTGAAATGGATTCGGATCGGGTGCCACTGGAATCATATACAATCACCAAGCAATTAAACAGGAATCCAGAGGAGTATTCGGATGCCAGTGCACTGCCACACGTATCAGTGGCGCTAAGAGTTAATAAACAAGGGAAGCGCACTATTAGGGCTGGGCAggatatatcatttattatatgcTCGAAACAGTCGATTGAGAAGATAAAGGGGAAGGGTGACacgataaatttgttatccCAACGTGCATTCACCATTGAAGAGGTGAAGGAGTTGGGATTGAAACCTGATTTGGAATATTATAAGTCGGTACAGCTTCTCCCCCCCGTTATTAGACTCTGCGGTAATATAGAGGGGACAAATTCACAGAGATTGGGGAGGTGCTTGGGTATGtaactatataattacacaGGACTTGCAATAAATGAAAGCTATGAAAAAAGAGAAGGGGAAGGGGTACAACATTCAATAATCTCCGAATCCAGTGCGTTGAACTTGATTAAAAGATCAATTGATGATTATCGTGGCCTCAGTCTATCTGCGGGTTTACACTGCAATAACTGTGGCAATATGGTGAATCCTGAGGCTTTTTTGCAGGTAATTAACCTCAAATGTAGTATTTTAGGTGCagcaattgtaaattttggttcccaattaattcaattaaGAATTGGATACAACGAGTGATATTTGAGTTGGACACAAATGCTGCAATTTGTACAAGGAGGtatgaattattgattatatgataaatatgaaaagtAAAACTAAGGggtttcaaatttgaatgtgCTAAAATACTCACTTAGATGTACAAGTTGTGAAACTAGCACTCAAAGAGTGATGATAGGCGCTGTACATCGATGTCCACAAATGGCATGTCAGGCACAAGATACAATGGAGCAATTTCTCACGGCAAATAAAACTTTTGTAAGCACCAGGATTACGTAGCTCTATTACGATTACATAGAATTTTTGCTAAGAGGACCATTAAGGGAAGGGCCTGATGATGCTGAGGATGTAGATAGGCCATGCCTAGTTTCCGTATTGATAGATCCCAAGGGCAGGATCCATCCACTGAATGAAACCCCTATTAGACAGATTGAAATTTCAGACTACAACGAATTActtaataatttgtcaaagGAACAGTCAATTGGCGCCTCCTCCGGACTTAAGAAGATGTGTCCAACCATCATGTCACTGATAAACAACGCAAGCTGCCTAAAGTTACACATCTTAGACTACAACAGAGAGAGGAAGAATCTGCGCTCGGTATGTACGGTGTCATGTAGTTTGTACAAAATCAACAGTCGCGGAATGGATACTCTCAAATATCTCTGAATTCGCTGTTCTCCCCCTTTTCCGTGATGAGGAGAGGAGGACAATTTGAGATTTTCACAGATCAACTTTAGTCACATTACTCATTCGCTAAGAGCAATCAAATCTCCATATTTAAGTTTTAGCAAAGCCCAtcaaacatttttaattcaaATCAATTTGAACAGTTAAACTTTACCAGGCTACGACAgataatacaaaatttgtatttctATACGACTGAAACTAGAATTAAATTGATACTATACAAATGCAAACTGTACATTTCAGATGTTTCAACGGAGAagcattttaatttgtgtcCTAAGTTCTTCTATGTTAGTGGGTCCGTTTTGGCGGTTGAGGTTGGTGATGATTTGGCGGAGGATGCTAAGATTTTCACTTTCAAGGGTGGAATGTGTGACTATCTCACCTAGCATATCGGCAACTTGCTTCCAGCTTTTCCCCTGGAAACAACCAGACCTGAGCCAAGCAGGTTTTACCAACCCGCTGTCCAGCATCActatatttttagtatCCATAGTTTCGACcatgaaattttcatctGTGCTATCTGCCATACCAATTATTGTAGCATTATCTATGgcattcaaattttgtacaCTTTCTATTTTGGTCCCAATCGTTGTGCTTTCCACATTATTAGTAACAGAATAAGTGTTAACCTTATCTTCCGCAATTTGGCATTCTGATTTATCTTCTATTGTCGAGTCTGGAGTCATTATGGTTATCGGTTCATCTGAGTTTGTTGTTTGATGGATTGTTGGTGTGTCACTGTTTATGTACATTACATTGTCACTAATGATATCGGCGGCATTATCCCCGACTATTTCAACGTCAGATTCATCGGATACAACTTGTAATATTGGATGAGATACATTTTCACACGGTAACTGTGGAAATTCTTGTAGAAAATCATCTTGATATCCTAAAATTTGACCCGAAGAATACATGTTATCATAACCCACATCAGATGCCACTGATTCCGCTGAAATTGAAGATACAATGGTGCAAACCTCGGGTGCAATCTGTATTTTATCGTTTTCCAATACATTAATCGCCTCGTTTGATG from the Babesia microti strain RI chromosome I, complete genome genome contains:
- a CDS encoding hypothetical protein (overlaps_old_locusTagID:BBM_I01175); translated protein: MKRPNAECFVIDDEDTMEATDKKAFMKLTREPSIKSSASIKVNETKDAECKEHGDGSNYEVGVEVAGDNNTTVYTSTISINDADHIPISLDSDEDSSLRRATEADIDPNKLPIQFDNTTNNTGIYQSINSVPDDTERAEAPATKFLDSNLDTNNLSHNIIISDDLSNNNLLYNISIHPEISHPTVPSSDPNNTLTASNEAINVLENDKIQIAPEVCTIVSSISAESVASDVGYDNMYSSGQILGYQDDFLQEFPQLPCENVSHPILQVVSDESDVEIVGDNAADIISDNVMYINSDTPTIHQTTNSDEPITIMTPDSTIEDKSECQIAEDKVNTYSVTNNVESTTIGTKIESVQNLNAIDNATIIGMADSTDENFMVETMDTKNIVMLDSGLVKPAWLRSGCFQGKSWKQVADMLGEIVTHSTLESENLSILRQIITNLNRQNGPTNIEELRTQIKMLLR
- a CDS encoding DNA polymerase alpha subunit A (overlaps_old_locusTagID:BBM_I01170): MARRSIASALNKIRNERLGQATAADQYEVEDENDRIYEVLSDEEYQKRNKARKIHQFVEGADSNDDEDEEYDFYDYDKPAHNSTSSHKKIGKMKPLVQHFVEMARKGGEAKQSHTEKDFDIKKYYALEMELDDEDVGIGRKNCPENDLVAHKIAKSLNSFKHTQNITTTEHDISLYSDNASQSSISRNVYTKNNQKYTHQANDWSDDNLICTRNERDKRIVTDDLYDIHDSVEISNTDNIGIDQDFHIYDQINDAEIDYPKVQLDTPDENINVKPTDIYLLEDKFIGIYCLDLQEDFKGNFYIFGKAITSPYTADSVDTASCCIIVTECMRDLYFKVRMDMKFTIENSETVIDAQNSLYQKMIMKGFYKELQTLKSHYGIQKVMFKLVWRKILQNGPCGQQMFIKVCYPYSSPEIRPEHYSGIHYTDIYGLNSSLVERFAVKRKIKGPCWLKIRDAKLVKDNISRCQFEFVTKSHKSVFRWNYKDQESKVPEPPLPKLCICSLSLKMISVNNIPEAFQISMIYNKAAKIENFTFDLGNENQFVCVRKVANKNWPGGMDKFCKSRPYICLTDNERGMIAVFFGKLQQIDPDILVSHDIGNNIIDNLTKRAIATGLPQRISFSRFKFYKRGQTYTQGRLVCDTRVLLKEYSPGQVSYDLESLVKFDKWKPDENFSRTTFSVEDIEPFFNNLSKMLEFIQSSSKFAYYSLDALVKMQALTLTRELTCIAGNLWSHSLACMRSERNDMLLLHEFHRLKYVISNSFQKHKDTKSAATKKGSYEGGLVLEPILGLYDTFILLLDFNSLYPSIIQEFNVCFTTAVISPIVDHNNNLQVETISTEPGVLPAVLKRLVEMRATIKSSMMSEKNSQKKAQLHVRQLALKLIANSLYGCLGSPYSRFHAQHLAAFITLQGRNILMDTKEKLESEFKLQVIYGDTDSLMLNTNIRHDGRLESFNKANQLATILSGSINKKYRKLEIELDAIFARLLLLKKKKYAALKVIDYGQKKLEIDSKGLDFVRRDWSLLTKEIGDKILNILFTANFGDNGIDEAIEKIHELLTYLCGEMDSDRVPLESYTITKQLNRNPEEYSDASALPHVSVALRVNKQGKRTIRAGQDISFIICSKQSIEKIKGKGDTINLLSQRAFTIEEVKELGLKPDLEYYKSVQLLPPVIRLCGNIEGTNSQRLGRCLGLAINESYEKREGEGVQHSIISESSALNLIKRSIDDYRGLSLSAGLHCNNCGNMVNPEAFLQYFRCSNCKFWFPINSIKNWIQRVIFELDTNAAICTRRCTSCETSTQRVMIGAVHRCPQMACQAQDTMEQFLTANKTFLYYDYIEFLLRGPLREGPDDAEDVDRPCLVSVLIDPKGRIHPLNETPIRQIEISDYNELLNNLSKEQSIGASSGLKKMCPTIMSLINNASCLKLHILDYNRERKNLRSFVQNQQSRNGYSQISLNSLFSPFSVMRRGGQFEIFTDQL